A region of the Carettochelys insculpta isolate YL-2023 chromosome 11, ASM3395843v1, whole genome shotgun sequence genome:
ATGGGAGGGGATTCCTACAGGTGGGCGGGTTTCCCTGTCCCGTAACCAGCCCGAGCTGGTGAGATCCCCGCTAGCTGGGACCCTCAGCCTGGCCTTGCAGTGCCTTTCTGGGAGGAGGCCTATGCCATGAAGCACCCCAGCTGGGCCGGGACTTGCTAGCAGCTCCAAGCCAGGATGGAGCCTCTGAAGAACTTGCTGCGGAAGGGCGCCTGGGGGCCGGAGCGGAGCAGTGGGGCGGCCTATGCCAACCCAGTGTGGACGGCACTCTTTGACTACGAGGCGACGGGCAGCGATGAGCTCAGCCTGCGCCAGGGGGACCGCGTGGAGGTGCTGTCGTGGGACGCCGCTGTGTCCGGCGATGAAGGCTGGTGGGCAGGCCGGGTGCGGAGCCAGGTGGGCATCTTCCCCTCCAGCTACGTCTCCCTGCAGCCTGTTGGCTATAGCGAGGGTCCAGTCCATGCCGACTTCCGGGAGCTGCGGCTGGAGGAAGTGATCGGAGTAGGGGGCTTCGGCAAGGTGTACCGCGGCAGCTGGAAGGGCGAGCTGGTGGCCGTCAAGGCGGCGCGGCAGGACCCAGATGAGGACATCAGTGCCACGGCAGACAGCGTGCGCCAGGAGGCCCGTCTCTTTGCCATGCTGCGCCACCCCAACATCATCGCCCTCAAAGCCATCTGCCTGCAGGAGCCCAACCTGTGCCTGGTGATGGAGTACGCAGCTGGAGGCCCGCTCAGCCGCGCGCTGGCGGGGCGCAGGATCCCCCCCCACGTGCTGGTGGACTGGGCGGTGCAGATCGCCAGGGGCATGCAGTACCTGCACTGCGGGGCCATTGTTCCTGTCATCCATCGCGACCTCAAGTCCAACAACAGTGAGTGTCACTCAGCAGAACCTGTGCCCCAGGGGGTGTCCCCGGCTCCGTGGATGTCCCTCAGGCCtgacctgctgcccccacccacagggtCCTCCAGCTCCGTGGGTGTCCCTCAGGCCtgacctgctgcccccacccacagggtCCTCCAGCTCCGTGGGTGTCCCTCAGGCCtgacctgctgcccccacccacagggtCCTCCAGCTCCACGGGTGTCCCTCAGGCCtgacctgctgcccccacccacagggtCCCCCAGCTCCACGGGTGTCCCTCAGTCAACATCAGAagggccatactgagtcagacccaGGGTCCGCCTGGCCCCGTGTCctggcttctgacagaggccagtgccagatgccccagagggaatgaacagaacaggtaatcatcaaagtgatgCCCCTGATCCCCCCAcgacccatttccagcctctgacagaggctgggatgccatttctacccatcctggctagtccCAATCTACAGCCTCCACCCACAGGATCCCCCAGCTCCACGAGTGTCCCTCAGTCCtaacctgccacccccaccccacaggttcCCCCAAGCTCCATGAGTGTCACTGCAGccctctccccccggccccagcctgccccatctCAAAGCTCAGCTGGTGCAGCTGGGTTCTGACCTCACTgaccctgggctgcaggaggtgatgGCAGTCATGGGGCCTTTGGAAAAGGTTTGATTTTAGCATGCATATAAAATGCAGAGGGCCAGGTGTGGGATCCAGGACCTTGGCCTCCCAAGCCTCCAGTACCCATCTAGCCCCAGAGTTGGGGACTCGTTGGCTCTGCAGGTTGTGTTGCAGCGAATGAGGTATCGGGagcattaggctatgtctacactgcaaccgGCTGGCCCAGAGGTTTGCAGGGATAAACATGGCAGGGTGGGCTTCTGGCTCAGGCTGTTCTCCTCCATGCACCCCAGAGCCGGAGCTCCGGCCTGAGTCCGAACATCTACGCTGCACTTTGTTAGCCCCACAGCTCAAGCCCCGTCAGCCTGGGAAAAGGAGCAGAGCCAGGCGCAGGCTTGGAGCTGTGGGTTTGTCGATGCAGTAGGGGCTGGGCTGGTCTCCGCCTGAGCTGGGTTAGGGAGAGTGGAGCTGAACAgtgtcagaggggcagctgtggtaGTCTGTGGATGCAACcgacgaagcgggtctctgcccacgagagcttatgctctgGAAAACGTTCGTCTGTCGGGTGCCACCGGGCTTCTCGTGGGGTTTTTTGGAAGTGAGTAGTTAGTGCGAGGGAGGCTGAGAGCCTGTCCCCAGCTCCGGGCGGGGAGTGGGGTCGGGGAGCTGTGAGCCAGacccctgggttctgttcctggttcCTTACTAACCACCATGAGCTGGGTAAAGGGGGAACTAGGGCTCCTGACTGTCACCTGGGTTGAACCTGGCCCCATTATGGTCCCCCGGCACCTAAGGAGCTGATTGGCTGGCATTCCCTTGGCAAgggttcccagcatgccctgtggTGCTAGGAGGAGCCAAGGTGGGCAGCAGAAGGTGGAGAGGGCACAGGGACACATGCCAGCTGCCCCTTGTGTCACACCTGGCAGGGGtaggggctccctgctggctgtgtACAAATGGCTCCTCCCAAGCTGACCCCCCGCCGGGTTCCCTCCTGTTtgtgtggctgcagccagccccaaggCAGGGGTGGTCCTTCTCAGGGCCTGGGAAAGGGAGCTTTGTAGAGGAGGGAATAACCTCGTGTCCTGGGGGACTGGACACAGGTTGTGGTTGGGACCCCGGCGGGACTGGGCATTGCACAGATCCCAACTCCTCTCCCCAGCTTACATGAGTGCCCCAGGGGTCCAGACTCCACACACCCCCTGCCAAGActggggccctgctgggctggggaccaCACGGGCCGAGAGTGAGAAAATCCTGCCCCTAGGAGCTTGGGGAGGGGAAAGCGAGGTGCCCTATAGGGAATGGACTTACCCAAGATCGGAGCCAGAAatcgaacccaggagtcctgacacccaccttcccctgctctaaccactagcggccacacctctcccagagctggaatcacTGAGTGGGTGGTGGGCGTGGGAGCAGCCATTAACTCGCACTGGAGGAGACAGGGATGTGTCAGCCTCTCTGACCCGCTCCCAatgctcagcagggctggggtgtcCCTCCCTGGGCcgagcccctccctgctgtttCCTGCCTTTCTAAATTAGACTGGTTCCTATCTGCCCAGCCAGCTTTGGAACCGGCTCCACGGGAGGTGCCTGGAGCTGGGGTGGTTGTTGAAGGGACGGTGCTGCTGGTCCTTCCCCCACGGGAGGGCCTGGCCTGCCGGAGGGGCGGTGTGGCCTCGCTCGGACACTGGGAGTGGGGACATTGCTTGGGCAGGGCCATGGCAGTGGCgtggctgtgagggaagggggacCAGGCGTGAGGCAGTTGTGGGGGACATAAGGTGCCGCATCGTGAgcagctctggggggagggataaATGGGGGCGGCAGGTtggaggctgtggggaggagttactggggtgagggctggggggttctgtgggggggtggcagctgggggagcatTGAGGGGTGGGCATTGGGGCTGTGATCtgggggcccccagggtggggaggaaatatgggagggggctgctcttggggcagctggagctgtggtcCATCCGTCCCCCGGCTTCCCAGCTGTGGGAGCACCGGGCCTGGCCTAGGGCCTcccttctcagcttcctgcggcagcttcctgccctggcttCCTGACCCCCCCAGCGGGCAGTAGGGGAGCagagagaaagcagcagcaggggagggagtgggagggcagaggacccaggccaggggctggcagaggtgacCAGGGGAATCACTCCTGAGGGGGTGAGGTGGTTCCAGCTGCGCTCTGGGGCCTGGGAAAGAGCCCATCTTGCTCCCCCACTCCTGGAGGGTCCCCAGGGCATAGGGCTGTTCTGCACCAAGGGAAGGAGGCAGcggctgcagtgctggggggaaGTTGGTggtcagtgctgggggtggggctccagtgctaggggggagttgggggtcggtgctgggggggagctgggggttggtgctgggtctgtggctgcagcgcTGGGGGAGTTGGGGATCGGtgctgggggagttgggggtcagTGCTGGCggtgtggctgcagggctggggggaggtgggggttggtgCTGGGGGAATTGGGGGTCGgagttggggggagctgggggtcagtgctggcggtgtggctgcagggctggggggagttgggggtcgGCGCTGGGGGAGTTTGGGGTCGGTGCTGGCGGtgtggctgcagtgctggggggagttgggtgttggtgctgggggagtggctgcagtgctggggggagctgggggtcggAGCTGGGGGTCGGcgctgggggagttgggggtcagcgctgggggagttggggggtcaGAGTTGGGGGGAACTGGGGGTCGgcactggggggagctgggagtcggcgctgggggagttgggggtcagagttggggggagctgggggtcggcgctggggggagctgggggtcggcgctgggggagctgggggtcggtgctgggggggtggctgCCGCGCTGGGGGCAGGAGAAGCTGGCGGGGGCATAGGACAAAGCACCAATTCTCCTGCACAATAGGCAGCTCACTGCAGCACAGTCTCAGGGAATGTTTCTCTTCGCCTACGGgtcacagggctgcagagctcagctgggcccagccaggGTGGAACTGGCAGGCAGGacgcctgggctctctccccagtTCTGGGAGGCATGTGTGGGCTAATGGCTagagcctggggggctgggagcccgggctGGTGAGTCATACCCCCGGCTTTGCCACTGAGCCTGAGCCCAGAGCTTGCCTGAGCCCCCCGGCCCGGTCTtagtttccccagctgtgccaTGCTCCTGTGCCAGCTTTGCCTGTTCTCACTGACACCTGCCTCAGCACAAACTAGCCGaggagccctgggaaaggggAAGTGGCTGTGGGGCAGACCGGATCCCCAAGAAGACGTCACAGGAAATGTGCTGCAAACAGTACATCAGTCCCGGTGGGGAGGCCAAGGGGCGTGCGCTCTGACATGGCCtccgggggtggggatgggacttGCCCCTGCAGGGGCCCtgacccctctcctccccctaaGTCCTGCTGTCTCAGCGCGTGGAAGAGGAGGATATGAACGGGAAGACCCTGAAGATCACAGACTTCGGGCTGGCTCGGGAGTGGCACCGCACCACCAAGATGAGCACAGCTGGCACCTACGCGTGGATGGCACCTGAGGTGATCAAGGCCTCCACCTTCTCCAAGGGCAGTGATGTCTGGAGGTGAGTCCTCATGTggcagccaggacgcctgggtcccagccaagtacaggagggggcgagtgtccatttccctctctcctgcccccccagtgaCCATGGGGATGAGGGACATTGCGGATTGTCCACCTAcaaatgttccctctcatttttccccactgggtgcagaataaattttctgatGTGCACGAAAGCATGTGTGGAggcgcaccacccatagaaacacaggctgtgggcgctctgctaattggctgggcagtgcctgaatctctcctgggcagctgcccaagcgttTAGCTGCTTCCCCCCCCATACATGAACGCTCTCTCCCACCAGCTATGGCGTGCTGCTGTGGGAGCTGCTGACTGGGGAGGTCCCATACCGGGGCATCGACGGGCTGGCAGTGGCCTACGGCGTCGCTGTCAACAAGCTGACACTGCCcatcccctccacctgcccccagcctttcgCCCAGCTCATGGCAGGTAAGAggggccaggacgcctgggttccagcccagctctgggaggagatgGGATCAGGTGGTGCAGCTCCACCTGAGTCTCACCAGGGCCAGAACCTGGATGGTGGGGCAGAgtttgccccacccctgctggaagAGACAGACCCTGATGCGTTGTCCCCCTCCCAGAGTGCTGGGACCAGGACCCCCATGGGCGGCCCAGCTTCGACTCCATCCTGGCCCAGCTCACGGCACTGGAGGCCCAGGTGCTGGAGGAGATGCCCCAGGACTCCTTCCACTCCATGCAGGATGACTGGAAGCTGGAGATCCAGGGCATGTTCGACGAGCTGCGAGCCAAGGAGAAGGTacagcttcccctgctcccactgagcTCCCGTCCCCTGaaacccagcccccagctccccctgagcccccctgctccccactgggtCCCCAtaccccagccacctgctccccctgagcccccctgctccccactgggtCCCCAtaccccagccacctgctccccctgagcccccctgctccccactgagTGCCCCAttgcctgcagcccagcccccaactccctctgagccccctcactctgcccccccacccccttgagacacccccctgcagcccagccccccactcttcaTTGAGCTTCTTCACTTTCCAGtaagcccctgcagccaggctccctgcagccctggcagcccagccTCCCCTCGCCCTATAGAGCCCCCTCACTTCCCGCCAAGCCCATCACCAGGCTCCCCAACTGAGCCCCTTGGCTGTTCCTCCCAGcccatctctccctcctccctgacGGCCCCTAGTGGTGACCAGGGGCATTGCAGTCAGCGCTGGGgacccccttctctccccacggcaggagctgctgagccgggaggaggagctgcagcggGCTGCGCTGGAGCAGAAGTCCCACGAGGAGCTCCTGCGGCAGCGGGAGCACCAGCTGGCccagtgggagctggaggtgtTTGAGCGGGAGCTCACCCTGCTCATCCAGCAGATGAACAAGGAGCCCCCCAACGTGAAGCGCAGGAAGGGCACCTTCAAGCGGAACAAGCTCAAGGGGCGGGACAGCGAGAGGATCAGCATGCCCCTGGGTACGGGCCTGGGGCTGCGGGGCTctgacagggctgggagagcagaggggagcaggtttgggctaaggggcaccggcagagcggGGGGAACCCTGGGCTAGGACACAGGGGctgcaggactgaggggcactggcagggctctgGGCGAGGGCAACCAACGCTcacggtggggaggggggctggtacCCCATCATTCGCCTAAGGCCCCAtttctccctctgccaccctgcTTCCCTCCATGGGAAGGCGTGTGCTCTTCCGCAGGGCTGCCCAGGACGCACCCATTTGCGGCTTTGTCTGGGAATACAAGGGCTCCAGGCTGTGGTTATTCAGGGTTAATTTCCTCGTTTACTCTGGCTTCCAGGAAGTGGGGGACAGTGTTTCCTCCCAACTTggtccatctgtgggcagaataaattttatgtgcgcgAGGCCTGCGCAAATGTGCAATGtccatagaaacatgctgccggctgtggggggttgtgggaggttcagcttacaggggacactggtagGGGACATATGCTGCTCAGGGAGACACCTGGTTTGTATCTGGAGTGTCCAGGCATATACCAGTGAGAACCCTGGAGAACTGAGAGCAGCACCCAACCTTGGCCCCAGTGCCGTGAGGGGTGGTAATTTTGCGGGCTGTTCTGACCCATCTGGTTCTTCTCCCCGCTAGATTTCAAACACTGCATCACGGTTCAGGCCTCCCCTGGGCTGGACAAGAGGAAGAACATCTTcgaagtgggggctgggggctccccaACCTTCCCACGCTTCAGAGCCATCCAGTGTGAGTGAGACTTCAGCTgtaaggggcccagagctggagaaAGGCTTTGTGTTTGCCCTAGGGAACAGTGGCCTGGGTTTCCCCTGAATTGACTCCGACATTTGGGGTGTATCTGCTTGGGGAGGGAGAGCTGGGCTGTCATTGCCTTTTGGTCAATCAGAGAGCTACAGAGGAGGACGTTGGACGTATCCACCCATGAGGCCATTTCCTCCTGGTCCATGAGAGAAACACAAACTATGATTAATGCTATCATTACACCACAGAGCCTGTGACTTCCGGAGACCTGGGTGACGTTGTCTGCTCTTGCAGCTGTCAGACTTCTTGCCTAGGGGGCTCCCACAGTTCCTGGAAGTCTAAGCTGTGTCTCCCAAGCCCCAAGGGCGGGGTGTGCACGCGCGTgcgtgtgcacacgcacacactctctctctctctgtgccaaGGTTATTTGCAGAACAGGTCATGGGCCTCCATCAATTTTTGTCCATTGTCCCAGATCTGTCTGTGACTTTTACCACGAATAACCCTGGCAAAATCTAAGCATTAACTATGATGTCCTAGCTACTTTTTGGACAACAtgagctgccccagcagctggttACAGCAGGAATCCATGGGTTGCTTTTATTCGCCCCCTCCCCAAACACACATCTACACACCTCTCCCCTAGTGCTGATGGCCGGAATTAAGTTACATCCCCGGCTGTGTCTTTAGCGCGTCTGTCTTTATGGTGATTGGACGGAGTGAAGTGATGTCACCTGCTGTTGGGTCTGATGACTAGAGCCCTGcacggatacaaaatttgtatctgacTCTGTAGCTGCAAAGAGGAGCCACAGATATTTGCATTGAAATCCACAGGTAGAAATTGGCTGTCTGGAGCTTTGTGCGGCTCTACTGATGACCCAACATGGTGCAGGCTGGACAGAAGACACCCACTTCACAGGAAATTGCTTATGATGTAACTTCCTGTGGCTAATTCCAAGTGGACCAGAGTAAACACCACCAGGGGAAGAAGTTGGTGAGGCAGGACACAGACTTGCTGTGCCATTGTGGCTTGTGCGTTGTGCTGACTGGCTGACAAAAGGACACCACAGCTTATACCAGCATTGTACACATTCCTCATCAGAGAGAATTCGCTTTCATCAGCACATGTGACATCATCTTACGggactccccagccagcaggaaatgACATCACAAACATTTTTATGTGACATAACTGCTAGGGATTTCTGATTGGTTGGAATACAGtcaactttcatatctggcagcccctggaCTATGAGATTGCCGGATATTCTGGGTAATAGGGAGAGATACTTAGCTGTGCacaacacagaagaaaaacaagatgttaAAATACAGTAGGGTTGTGACATTTGCGatggtttggtgttgagaacactcacaaatgttgaattttgcaaatatcatTTTACCCCAGCCTGGAAGCGGAACTCGGCAGGCTCccgggcagctctgggcagcagtgtggggaggCAGAGCCCAGCAGTGGTGCCGTGGGGAGCCAGTCGGTGGCCGTGCCAtgcccctggctggaggcaggcgTGAGCCCCTGACTGGGGCCGGTGGCCTCCACTGTGGTGTGGGACATGTCGGCGCTGCCGGAGCTGCTAGAGTGAGACCCCCACCTGGCCCCCTTCGTGCCCAACTTCCACCGCAGGCACcagagccgggggcaggggggacccACCTCTCGCATTTCCAGCTTTCCTTCGCTCTTCTTCGTCCTGCCGCCTGGCTTGGTGCCCCGGCGAAAGCCGCCTTGGCTCTTGTGGTTGTTGCTCTGCTGGGTGAGccgctcgtgaataattgaatttgcgaatatTAAACTCACGAATGTGGCGACCCTGCTGtcttagctattaagaaacaaacaaaaatgtatgcagagtattttatttaccaagaaGGGTAGTATTGTACACCGTGAACTTACACTGTGTTCGCTGTAGTTATTTCATTCTACTGTACTtagggaaaacataactaaaatttacttatggttcaaacgtcggttatttgagagttctggacgaGAGAATGtcgatatgaaagagtttactgtcaaATGATTCCACACAAAGACTGCATGTAACTGAGTTCCAAGTGCTTTTCTGATTGGCCAGAGGGAAATGATGTAATTAGAATTCCATGTGACATCATCTATTATGTTTCCCTGCTCAGAAAGAAATGACATCGGGGGAACATGCTGCCATCGCAACATATTCACTCGCAATGTCCTTTCATTCTGACCCATGCGTCAGCCCCCACTGAGCCATGTTTCCTCCCATGCAGTGGAGCCCGCCGAGAACAGCCAGAGCCGGGGCAGACAGGCACCGCGCCGCACAGACGAAGCCTGGAATGGGGAGCGCCGTCCTGGCAAGAACTGGGGTCCTGGATCCCCCAAGCCCTGGGAGAGCAGCACCCAAAATGGCAGGTAGGGGATGCTGCTTCCCCTCCTGAAGCCCAGGTCCCTGGCATTtggggctggggacaggtccTGGCTGGCTCCTGACTGCTAACCATAAAATGAATAATTTTGAGCCAAATGCCGAGATGGacggcaggactcctgggttctttcccagcTCAGGTAGGGGAGTGGGTTCTCGTGGTTAGatcgggggctgggagccaggactgggtcTCTGTTGTcccttctctggctgctgctcctggctgtccCCACTCCCTGTCCTTCTCAGGGCTGTAACCCCCTCCTCCGTCCCCTGCAGAAGGAGGTCCCGGCCAGAAGAGACGACCTGGTATGTGGAGCCGGAGGAAACCAATCCTGTGGAGACAGCCCCACCCCATCATGCCCTGAATGGTGAGTCcgtggaggaaggggcatgggCAGGCTCTGGTGCAGGGCTTAGATGCCCCAGCAGGGGCCTGGGTGGGTGGGGCACCCAGGGAGCATCACTCATATACCAGAGGCGCTCCTGAGGGCAGGacaggctcctctccctgccctccagtgacatcagggctgggcagcacacaTGCCCCCTGCTGAGATGAACCGCCCCCCACTGCCGGGCTGGTGCCACATGGATTACCATTGGGCCTGGTGCTGCACagatccccccctccccagctgcaatcGGGGCCCCCCGTAGGCCAGGCTGCCCACTCAACTACTTGTCACAGTCAGGAGCCTTCTTGAACCAGGTGCCACGCACACCTCCTGGCTGT
Encoded here:
- the MAP3K11 gene encoding mitogen-activated protein kinase kinase kinase 11 encodes the protein MEPLKNLLRKGAWGPERSSGAAYANPVWTALFDYEATGSDELSLRQGDRVEVLSWDAAVSGDEGWWAGRVRSQVGIFPSSYVSLQPVGYSEGPVHADFRELRLEEVIGVGGFGKVYRGSWKGELVAVKAARQDPDEDISATADSVRQEARLFAMLRHPNIIALKAICLQEPNLCLVMEYAAGGPLSRALAGRRIPPHVLVDWAVQIARGMQYLHCGAIVPVIHRDLKSNNILLSQRVEEEDMNGKTLKITDFGLAREWHRTTKMSTAGTYAWMAPEVIKASTFSKGSDVWSYGVLLWELLTGEVPYRGIDGLAVAYGVAVNKLTLPIPSTCPQPFAQLMAECWDQDPHGRPSFDSILAQLTALEAQVLEEMPQDSFHSMQDDWKLEIQGMFDELRAKEKELLSREEELQRAALEQKSHEELLRQREHQLAQWELEVFERELTLLIQQMNKEPPNVKRRKGTFKRNKLKGRDSERISMPLDFKHCITVQASPGLDKRKNIFEVGAGGSPTFPRFRAIQLEPAENSQSRGRQAPRRTDEAWNGERRPGKNWGPGSPKPWESSTQNGRRRSRPEETTWYVEPEETNPVETAPPHHALNGEVPAPGPNGSQEPEEQRAPAPERISTPKLIQKALLRGTALLASLGLGRDLSQARREEKGEPPPTPTLPPSPELIRFSPKDTHCPALLVELDQGEAAQTPGSTEQGQEEPAQVTGSVELLIDLAPDGDRGALPPLWGQKSPKSLRREEEWSPGSRVDKWSGIFPSPSAPCSPHSPRPSPHAGLISRPRPSPVRSRIDPWSFVSAGPRASPAQSPQPEPRWHRTGTPDSSNPFVSSDPFVHPSLRPFDSETFDPFACAPKLTSPTCCLDRGQLSPYPSPPPRHSPGFPVPLEQTKENHHLPWWVARSPQEESRVPK